Proteins encoded by one window of Kribbella italica:
- a CDS encoding sigma-70 family RNA polymerase sigma factor — protein MAGFSTRRRRETADEELVRTLFNEHGKAMLAYATRLTGDRASAEDVVQEALVRAWRHLEDLSNGKGSVRGWLLTVVRNIVTDRARARNARPPEVAESETTVPVERDHADEVVDTMVVLQALHRLTPEHRVVLEQIYLEGRSVAEAADVLGIPPGTVKSRSHYGLRALREHFPAGRHLGMEGVA, from the coding sequence ATGGCCGGGTTCAGCACCCGCCGCCGCCGCGAGACGGCGGACGAGGAACTCGTCCGGACGTTGTTCAACGAGCACGGCAAGGCGATGCTGGCCTACGCCACGCGGTTGACCGGTGACCGGGCGAGCGCCGAGGACGTCGTCCAGGAAGCGCTGGTCCGGGCCTGGCGGCATCTCGAGGACCTGAGCAACGGCAAGGGATCGGTGCGTGGCTGGCTGCTCACCGTCGTACGGAACATCGTCACCGACCGGGCCCGGGCCCGGAACGCGCGCCCGCCCGAGGTCGCCGAGAGCGAGACCACGGTGCCGGTCGAACGCGACCACGCCGACGAGGTCGTCGACACGATGGTGGTCCTGCAGGCGCTGCACCGGCTGACGCCCGAGCATCGGGTGGTGCTCGAGCAGATCTACCTGGAGGGACGCAGCGTCGCCGAGGCGGCCGACGTGCTCGGCATCCCGCCCGGAACGGTGAAATCACGGTCGCACTACGGGTTGCGCGCGCTGCGCGAGCACTTCCCGGCGGGACGGCACCTCGGGATGGAAGGAGTGGCCTGA